A stretch of Desulfarculaceae bacterium DNA encodes these proteins:
- a CDS encoding methyl-accepting chemotaxis protein: protein MLEHVSPKAKLYVTILIIALVIAGLFMIGKVGFDTLTGLRAYVNGESLWAKAQKDATYNLRRYAATRNEKYYARYLKRLEVTDGFTKARLELEKPDPNPRVASQGFAQGGVHPDDLELTVWLYTRFRNLDLMEKAIGYWAQADVLIAQLEKMGAMLKNRVSQGDADPRYLEKFDDKLDAMEKKLNLAEESFSTTIGEACRWAAGLLLTVMIAFTIVGGIICLTLLLFVGRIITRMQQYGEDLEKKAAAEKDALNKLSQKMEQERATKAYLEETISQYVAFVEKVGAGDLTGHVTPPRADDELGTLGTMLNDMTASLGALAGQMREATSNLTSMSTELVASASQQAAVSSEQAAAVSQTTTTVAEVRQTAEQSARRVNTVAEQAQESMRLAGEGLKAVDSTVEGMNQIKEQVMVIAESILGLSEQTQQIGDIISTVNDIADQSNLLALNASIEAARAGEAGKGFAVVADEVRALAEQSRQATDQVREILGEIQKAANTAVMVTEEGSKRAELGVELSQQTGDTIAGIDQRVSQVAQAAQQIAASTKEQVAGMEQMVAAMESIDQATGQSQAGTRQVEEAAANLSALAAQLNGLVEKYKVG, encoded by the coding sequence ATGCTCGAACACGTCAGCCCCAAGGCCAAGCTTTACGTCACCATATTGATCATTGCCCTGGTCATCGCCGGCCTGTTCATGATCGGCAAGGTGGGCTTCGACACCCTCACGGGGCTCAGGGCCTACGTAAACGGGGAAAGCTTGTGGGCCAAGGCCCAAAAGGACGCGACCTACAATCTGCGCCGCTATGCCGCCACCAGAAACGAAAAGTATTACGCCCGATACCTGAAGAGGCTCGAGGTAACCGATGGTTTTACCAAGGCCCGCCTGGAGCTGGAAAAGCCCGATCCGAACCCGCGGGTGGCGAGTCAAGGCTTTGCCCAGGGAGGGGTTCACCCGGATGACCTTGAATTAACGGTCTGGCTCTATACCCGTTTCCGCAATTTGGACCTTATGGAAAAGGCCATAGGCTACTGGGCTCAGGCCGACGTTTTGATTGCCCAACTGGAAAAAATGGGCGCAATGCTGAAAAACCGCGTATCCCAAGGAGACGCCGACCCAAGATACCTGGAAAAATTCGACGACAAGCTCGACGCCATGGAAAAGAAGCTGAACCTGGCGGAAGAAAGCTTCTCCACCACCATCGGCGAGGCTTGCCGGTGGGCGGCCGGCCTTCTGCTCACGGTGATGATCGCTTTTACCATCGTGGGCGGCATCATTTGCCTCACCCTGCTCTTGTTCGTGGGTAGGATCATCACCAGAATGCAGCAATATGGCGAGGACTTGGAAAAGAAGGCCGCCGCTGAAAAGGATGCCTTGAACAAGCTGAGCCAAAAAATGGAGCAGGAGCGGGCCACCAAGGCATATCTGGAAGAAACGATCAGCCAATATGTGGCCTTCGTGGAGAAGGTGGGGGCCGGCGATCTGACCGGCCATGTCACCCCGCCCCGGGCCGACGACGAGCTGGGCACCCTGGGGACCATGCTCAACGACATGACCGCCAGCCTAGGCGCCCTGGCCGGCCAGATGCGCGAGGCCACCAGCAACCTCACTTCCATGTCCACCGAGCTGGTGGCCTCGGCCTCCCAGCAGGCGGCGGTGTCCAGCGAGCAGGCCGCCGCGGTGAGCCAGACCACCACCACCGTGGCCGAAGTGCGCCAGACCGCCGAGCAGTCCGCCCGCCGGGTGAACACGGTGGCCGAGCAGGCCCAGGAATCCATGCGCCTGGCCGGCGAGGGCCTCAAGGCGGTGGACAGCACCGTGGAGGGCATGAACCAGATCAAGGAACAGGTGATGGTCATCGCCGAGAGCATCCTCGGCCTGAGCGAACAGACCCAGCAGATCGGCGATATCATCTCCACGGTCAACGACATCGCCGACCAGAGCAACCTGCTGGCCCTCAACGCCTCCATCGAGGCGGCCCGGGCCGGCGAGGCTGGCAAGGGCTTCGCGGTGGTGGCCGACGAGGTGCGGGCCCTGGCCGAGCAGTCGCGCCAGGCAACCGATCAGGTGCGCGAGATTCTGGGCGAGATCCAGAAGGCGGCCAACACCGCGGTGATGGTGACCGAGGAGGGCAGCAAGCGGGCCGAGCTGGGGGTGGAGCTGAGCCAGCAGACCGGCGACACCATCGCGGGCATCGACCAGCGCGTCTCCCAGGTGGCCCAGGCAGCCCAGCAGATCGCCGCCTCCACCAAGGAGCAGGTGGCGGGCATGGAGCAGATGGTGGCGGCCATGGAGAGCATCGACCAGGCCACCGGCCAAAGCCAGGCAGGGACCAGGCAGGTGGAGGAGGCGGCGGCCAACCTCAGCGCCCTGGCCGCCCAGCTAAACGGCCTGGTGGAAAAGTACAAGGTTGGCTGA
- a CDS encoding hybrid sensor histidine kinase/response regulator has protein sequence MSSADDFRRQLMETFQVELQEHIEVLTDGCLALEKSPSAQEVASRIEGMFRAAHSLKGAARAVELEDLGLIAHRLEDVFSAIRRGEMEFSQELGDLCLHTLDFLNQASQAHQQGTSLPSGSLRALLAQLERAAQGQPFTPPQPPAAAPPEAPAEPAPAAPPSSEQPMEADACAPPAETAAEAAPAGGTIRVKVSKIDALMEGMVELLVARMRPVHRLDELGLMRKKLAAWETGWRQMRATVNQIRRREANDPQIMSLVNYLMESEHSLRELNDAAGRIAHGMAADIRQLVLLTDEMQVGVHRVRMRPLSNLFSLFPRMVRDLARDAGKRVELVLRGQDTEVDRQVLEAMKAPLTHLLRNAVDHGIEAPAQRVAAGKTSHGTITLSASQQGGMVVLEVSDDGVGVDLEQVRREASTRGIALDGREEAHEIHQLLFISGFSTKDQVSQVSGRGVGLDAVKAGVEALQGMVTLESTPGRGSRFTMHLPLTMATTNTLLLTVAGVTVAVPATAVERIHQVPLEKIGSVEGRTVVELGGRAMPLVSMAGVLGLEQEPEPGGDGVLVVVMGLAERRCAFMVDALRGIQEVVVKNLGRQLKSVPNVDGAAVLGSGEVIVVLNVADLLASSRQTATRAPAPASAPQAAAPLILVADDSITTRTLEKNILETAGYRVEVSSDGEEAWTQLQRGGFALVVSDVDMPRLDGCGLAERLKKDERFRDVPVVLVTSLDSEDDKLRGMQSGADAYITKGEFDQGNLLSTIERLIG, from the coding sequence ATGAGTTCCGCCGACGACTTCCGTCGCCAGCTCATGGAGACCTTTCAGGTCGAGCTGCAAGAGCACATAGAGGTGCTCACCGACGGCTGCCTGGCCCTGGAGAAAAGCCCCTCGGCCCAAGAGGTGGCAAGCCGCATCGAGGGCATGTTCCGCGCGGCCCACAGCCTTAAGGGCGCGGCCCGGGCGGTGGAGCTGGAGGACTTGGGCCTGATCGCCCATCGCCTGGAGGACGTATTCAGCGCCATCCGGCGAGGGGAGATGGAGTTCTCCCAGGAGCTGGGCGACCTCTGCCTGCACACCCTTGATTTCCTGAACCAGGCCTCTCAAGCCCACCAGCAGGGCACCTCCCTGCCTTCGGGTTCCCTGCGCGCCTTGCTCGCTCAGCTGGAACGGGCCGCCCAAGGGCAGCCCTTCACCCCGCCCCAGCCCCCTGCCGCCGCCCCTCCGGAGGCGCCCGCCGAGCCCGCGCCCGCGGCGCCGCCGTCTTCCGAGCAGCCCATGGAGGCGGACGCCTGCGCCCCTCCCGCGGAAACCGCTGCCGAGGCGGCCCCGGCCGGCGGCACCATCCGGGTCAAGGTAAGCAAGATCGACGCCCTGATGGAAGGCATGGTGGAGCTGCTGGTGGCGCGCATGCGTCCGGTGCATCGCCTGGACGAGCTGGGCCTGATGCGCAAAAAGCTGGCCGCCTGGGAGACCGGTTGGCGGCAGATGCGGGCCACGGTGAACCAAATTCGCCGCCGCGAGGCCAACGATCCCCAGATCATGTCCCTGGTCAATTACCTCATGGAGAGCGAGCACTCCCTGAGGGAGCTCAACGATGCGGCCGGCCGCATAGCCCACGGCATGGCCGCCGACATCCGCCAACTGGTGCTGTTGACCGACGAGATGCAGGTGGGGGTGCACCGCGTGCGCATGAGGCCCCTGTCCAACCTCTTCTCCTTGTTCCCCCGCATGGTGCGGGACCTGGCCCGCGACGCGGGCAAGCGGGTGGAGCTGGTGCTCCGGGGCCAGGATACCGAGGTGGACCGCCAGGTCTTGGAGGCCATGAAGGCCCCCCTGACCCACCTGCTGCGCAACGCGGTGGACCACGGCATCGAAGCCCCGGCCCAGAGGGTGGCCGCGGGCAAGACCTCCCATGGCACCATCACCCTGAGCGCCTCCCAGCAGGGGGGCATGGTGGTGCTGGAGGTGAGCGACGACGGCGTGGGCGTGGACCTGGAACAGGTGCGCCGGGAGGCCTCCACCAGGGGCATTGCCTTGGATGGCCGCGAGGAAGCTCACGAGATCCATCAACTGCTTTTCATCTCGGGCTTCAGCACCAAGGACCAGGTGAGCCAGGTGTCCGGCCGCGGAGTGGGACTGGATGCGGTCAAGGCCGGGGTGGAAGCCCTGCAAGGTATGGTCACCCTGGAGTCGACGCCTGGCCGGGGCTCCCGCTTCACCATGCACTTGCCCCTGACCATGGCCACCACCAACACCCTGCTGCTCACCGTGGCCGGAGTTACCGTGGCCGTGCCGGCCACGGCGGTGGAGCGCATCCATCAGGTGCCCCTTGAGAAGATAGGCAGCGTGGAAGGGCGGACCGTGGTGGAGCTTGGCGGCCGCGCCATGCCCCTGGTCTCCATGGCGGGAGTCTTGGGCCTGGAGCAAGAACCCGAACCAGGCGGCGACGGCGTTTTGGTGGTGGTGATGGGCTTGGCCGAGCGGCGCTGCGCTTTCATGGTGGATGCCCTCCGGGGCATTCAGGAGGTGGTGGTCAAAAACCTGGGCCGCCAGCTCAAGAGCGTGCCCAACGTGGACGGCGCGGCGGTTCTGGGCAGCGGCGAAGTCATCGTGGTGCTAAACGTGGCGGACCTGCTGGCCTCATCGCGCCAGACGGCCACGCGGGCCCCCGCCCCGGCCAGCGCCCCCCAGGCGGCGGCTCCGCTGATCCTGGTGGCCGACGATTCCATCACCACGCGCACCCTGGAAAAGAACATCCTGGAAACCGCGGGCTACCGGGTGGAGGTATCCAGCGACGGCGAGGAAGCCTGGACCCAGTTGCAGCGGGGCGGCTTCGCCCTGGTGGTGAGCGACGTGGACATGCCTCGCCTGGACGGCTGCGGGCTCGCCGAGAGGCTCAAGAAGGACGAGCGCTTCCGGGATGTCCCGGTGGTGCTGGTCACCTCCCTGGACTCCGAGGATGACAAGCTGCGCGGCATGCAAAGCGGGGCCGACGCCTACATTACCAAGGGCGAGTTTGATCAAGGGAACCTGCTGAGCACCATCGAACGGCTGATCGGATAA